CCGTACATTTTAAGACAGATTCCCACTGGAACTGTTTGCTATATATAACGGAGTCTATTACACCTCTTTCAACAGACACAATATTAACGTCGAGTGTCGTGGTCATATGTATACGAACTACATAGAAAACAGTGTTGCTTTCTAATGTGTGGCTTGTCTAAACCCTAAAAGAGCACAGACCGCTTTACAGAGCCAAAACCATGATTATTGATCCATCTTGACTGTGGTTCCACTTGCGAGATAAAGTCCCAACTGGGAGTTTCTCATAAATTGGGTCAAGACAAGAAAGGTAGGTAGCCAgggtgtctctgtgtctcttttccaAGAATTGAAGGCCACTTCTCCTGGTGTctggaagaagtaaaatgtcCTTGTCTAATGGGTATTGCTTTAGTAAACCACATGCCCAGTAAGTTCTAGCATCTAGGAGCATGCAATAGCAGCTAACGTTAGCTCTGCAGTCATGGCATTATTAGTGTTTAATTATAGCATGTGcattgagatattttaaatgttaaagagaaaacagaaggattCATTCTCCTTAGCAACCATTATAGTACAGAATGTTCAAAGCTGCGATCACACTCATAAGGCAAGTAAACTGATTACAAATGAAGGTAGCCACACGTGTGCATGCTATAGGAAACATGAAACTGGCACCTAAAACACCCCTTCTGTGTCTTCACAATTCCATGGCTGGCTCAGACCGTCAATGGGCACAATGGGAAATCCCCGCTTTAACCCGCTGTGCCCGTGTGGAGTCTTAGACGTGCGAACACGGGGCTCAAGTAATcgatctgttttctcttttctcactggCTAACGGCCCGACTTTATAAAAACCCTTTTAAGAATAAAGGGCTTGAGGTCTTAGCGGCGGCTCCTGCTGGCGGGCACATCTGCGGCTTCGCTCCCCAGGGTAGTGCGGGCTGCGGAGGACGGAGGCTTCGTCCACGACCAGCTACTTCCCCAGCGGCTCCCGGAAGGCCGCTCGCTGCGGCGGTACCGGCCGCTCTGGCCCGCGCGCTGGTGCTGGTGCGGGAGGCGAGGGGCGCAATCCAGGCCTCGGAGGGGCGCAATCCAGGCCTCGCAGGGGGCGCAATCCAGGCCTCGGAGGGGGCGCAATCCAGGCCTCGGAGGGGGCGGCAATCCAGGCCTTATCGCGGCGGGGGGGACCCCGCAATCTAGGCCTCGGAGGGGGCGCAATCCAGGCCTCGCAGGGGGCGCAATCCAGGCCTCGGAGGGGGCGCAATCCAGGCCTCGCAGGGGGCGCAATCCAGGCCTCGCAGGGGGCGCAATCCAGGCCTCGGAGGGGGCGGCAATCCAGGCCTTATCGCGGCGGGGGGGACCCCGCAATCTAGGCCTCGGAGGGGGCGCAATCCAGGCCTTATCGCGGCGGGGGGGCCCCGCAGTCCAGGCCTTATCACAGCTCCCTTCGCAGGACAGCGCGGAGATAAATGAacctgtccttttttaaaaaatgtcagtgtAGCAAGTCCTTGAAGTTTCCGGTGTTTCGACTTCAGGATTTCtctaaaacacagaaacagaggcTAAAACTCGGGTGTCTGCGCACAGGGGCCTCGGGGAGCCCCTCGGGGGAGGCCTGGGGTCCCGGGCGCCGCCGTCGCCGCGGCTCAGGGCGGGGCCTGCCGGGGTCCTGGCGGGGTCCTGGCGGGGTCCTGGCGGGGTCctggcgggcgggggcggggggcgccctcCGGGGCCCGGCCGGGTCACCAGTGCTGGCCGGCGGCGCGGGTGCCCAGCTGCGCCTGGGACACCGCGGGCACCgccgtggcggcggcggcggcggcggccgcgtcCCCAACGCCGGGCAGGACGGAGCGCACGGAGCGGCGGAACTCCTCGTTCCTCCAGGTGTAGAGCAGCGGGTTGAGCGCCGACAGGGCGCAGCACAGCAGCCAGCTGGCCGCCTGCACGCCCCAGGGCACGGGCAGCGAGAAGCCGCTGGCCAGGCTCACCCAGGCCAGCGGCTGCGTGGCCAGCAGGAAGACGCAGCAGAGCAGCAGCACCGACAGGCCGCTGAGACGCCGCTGCGCCCGGcggggctgcagcgcgggcggcagGGGCTGGGCCTGCGCCGGGTGCGCCGTGCCGCCGGGGCCCGGGGCGTGCGGGGCGCCCgggaaggcggcggcggcggcggcgcagccGGGCAGCTGGTGCAGCAGGTGGAAGTTGAGGACGCTGACCCGCTTGACGCTGACGCGCACGCGGCGCACGATGCCCAGGTAGCAGTGCAGCAGCAGCGCCGTCTGCGCCAGCAGCGCGGCGGCCGCCAGCAGCGCGGGGTAGTGCaggcgcgggggcgcggcgccGGGCCGCGGGGCCCAGGGCGGCAGCAGCAGCACGAGCGCCAGCGCCAGCGCCCAGGACAGCGCCAGCATGCCCGCCGTGTGGCGCCGCTGGTACAGCGCCTGGTAGGTGGCGGGCGCCCGGGTGATGAGCAGGTAGCGGTTCAGGGCCACCAGGCAGTGGGACAGGAGGGACACGGtgagccccaggcccagcagccCGCCCCGCAGCAGGCGGTAGCTGCCGCCCGCGCCGTCCCAGCCCGCGGGGGGCTCCGCCGCGCCGGCGGGCAGCAGCCCGAGCACCGCCTCCTGCGGCATCCAGAGGGCGCACACGCTCAGGTCGGCGGCGCAGCCGTTCACGATGAAGGCGTTGCTGGTGGTCTGCAGCTTTCGGAAGGACGACACGAGGTAGATGACCATGCCGTTGGCCAGCGTGCCCCCGATGGCCAGCCCCGAGTACAGGAGGGACACGGGGATGCGCCGGCCCGCCCACGACTCCTCTTCCTCGCAGAGCAGCAGCAGCGAGCCCCCGGTGGTGGAGGACGTGGACGCGGAGGAGGAGTTGGTCATGCTGGCCGGCTCTTCGCACCTCGCCGCCAGCCTCAGCTCCGCCCGGCGCGGCCCATCCCGACAGCCGCCCGCACGGAGGGCGCGCACGGCCCCCGGGCCCTGCGCCGGCGACGCGGGGGGCGGACTAGCGGCCtgcgggagcgggggcgggggcgggggccgcgtgGCCGAGGACGGGTGCCCCCTCGGGAGTGGCTCCGGCGCGCGGGGACAGGCCcccccgggcggggcgggcggcggggggccccGGGACGGGGCGCCGGCAGCAGGCTCCTGTCGTCCCCGAAGCACGCGCACACGCACGGAGTGGCGGCCGGACGGCGCCCGCGGTGTCCAGAAGGCAGACGCCGCCCAGCCGGGGGCagcgccggggcgcggggggcgggggtacCTGACTCTGGGGCTGGTCCTCGGCGGGCGGTGGCGGAGGCAGGGGCGCCCGGAGACACCTCCTCACGGCCGCGTCCGTGGTCCCCGCATCGGCAGGAGACGCTGCGCCGGCGTCAGGGCCGGGAGCCGGGGCCCGCGCCTCCCCGGCGGCGGCCGCACGCTCGGCCCGGGGCAGAGGGCAGCAGCCCGCGGGCGCGGGGAGGCCtccgggcgggcggcgcggcagGAGCGCGGGCGGGCGCCGGGCTCGGGCGCGGCGGGAGCGGAGCTGCGGGGAGCGCCGGCGGCGCGCGGAGCCAGGGTGCTGGCCGCGGTGCTGAACCCACACGGAGCGCTCTGGTTCTCAGCTCTGCATCACCCAGGGAAAAAGGCAGCCTTGCCACGCTTGGCATGAATTATTCAATAGCTTCTATcttgtgaaagggaaaaaaaaataccttgttcAGAAAGTGCTGTAATTAACAAGTTTCTCtgccttgtcttttctctctctcgcCCAATCACCTTATTTTTCaccctgcttcatttttcttcccttcatcctcttcctctcatCAGTGTTGGAATAAAACGTAATACGCTCCTGATCTATTTCGTCCTAGTCTCATGCGTTCCGTGGGCAAGATTTTTCTGAGGGATGACTATACTCCCATTCCCAGGACTGATCTCTTCCATCCCACACTTGCAGAGAGAATTACtttatattccaaatgaaattcttttttttttcccctccctttggTAAGGTGGGACATGGGTAATTATCCACAGAAAATCCCCGAGCCTCCACTTAAATCATaactttgattttattctcaTCACCAAACTCCTTTTCAGAGTTTGGCTTGTGTTCAGGAATGAAATGGTTAGAGGGTAAAAATGAAATGGTCAGGTGAAAAGTAGGTgtcagggagaaaaaagaaaacctgaataatCCAGTGTCGATGACACAATGACTCTTTACTtgagaacttttttattttatggcctTAGATGGAGATTTGCAGTCAGATGTTGGAAACTTCTTTGATGCAACCACTTACTTAACCATTCCGCATGGGAAATTTTCCATAAAAgccacccttccctccccttgccccccaGTAAATCCATTTTTGCTGTGAAAATCGTTTATTTGAAAACTTAAGTCAGTATGGAATATGGTAAGAGCGCATAATGGAAAAAATGAGCCGTGGAGTTTCGGGACACCTGAGTTCTAAGCTGAGCCTCCACCAACTGGCCTTGTGATGGATCGTTTTGTCATCTTGTCAAATAAGTTTTCACTCAGTGACTTCCAAGGCCCTTCCTTTTCAGACTTTCTGTGAATCCTCACACATAAATTTAACATTTCTCCTCCCTAGGTCTGACACTAGAAACGTTCCTCTCTATCTAACATGTGCCATAGCCCTGGATCCTATGGTAGGAGTCCTCTCCCGGCTGTCTGTAAGGTGACATTTCGGAATGGAGAGCAAGACGCACTTCCTCTgctgtcctctctccctttccatgaAATGGTATTAGTTAGTGACTGTTAACAACTCTAATGGGGTTAGAGCTAAGCATGACTTGATGGGTTTAGTCCTTTTAGGCAGTAATTAAGTGGAATTAGTTGAGTTGGAGGATTAAAGAGATGAACCAGGGATTTGCTTTTCGAAGGACTGAAGGTTCAGATGTCAAGTTCATTGATGTTGAAGAGAATTTGCTATTGTCCTTCGCCTGGAGTCATTTGTCTTTCTTGTGTCTCTGAGTACATCAAGCACAGCACGCCTGCAAGAGATTCCTCTAATTATTTATAGTTAAAATCTgtgcttgaaataaaaatttcctctCACATCAGGGGGGTATCTGATTTCCAGGTCCCTGGCCCCCTGCTGCTGCCTTACCTGTTGCCTGTGGGAACAAGCAAAATCCCTGCTGAGAGGCTCTGGTGCCTTTTAATCACTCACATTTCTGTCAAGTCTATGCCTTTCTTCTTTAGCCCATGCCTGGCAGGGGGcaagtttttgtttgtatttggtgtgggttttgttttaatctatagAACAATAGTACAATCTATAGTACAATAGGGTGAAGGGTTTTTTCCTCTCATTCCCAAAACCAGGGCAATGCGTGGCATGTGGaaggttctcaataaataaataatcagtgaGTGGATGGCTgtataaatgatttcttttttctttttcctttttattccatGGTGAAACGGTGAGTGATTTTCACAACCCCCTCTTTCCTCCTACCCCTGGCAGGAACTTGGCAAGGGTCAACCACCCTTCTTATGTGCGTCCAGTCTCTCTCTACCCACCACTGGTGGCTTTCCTTTGGCTTCAAAAGTGCCAGCTTCACCACAACCTAATAAACACTTCCCCTGCACTTCATCTCCTCAAGCTGCCTACACGAGCTCACTCCCTCTCCTGGCAGATACGCTCTGCTTTGACCTCCTTTTCTCCCACCGAATGCCCAGCCCacaccacttgtgctctcaccCTGAGACACTTTCCACCTGGCTGAAGTTCTACTCATACACAAAATTGCCTACCGGACACTGCTACTTGGGTGCTCTGTGGGCATCTCAAAACCTCAAATGTCCAAAACAGGTCCCTTCATCTTCTTTCCAAACCAATCCCTACTTTTCCCGTATTCCAGTCCCTGTGCCCAGCATCACCATTATCCTGATGCCTAAGTCAGAATCCTAGctatcattttttattacttctttcctctcttcctccctatATCCATCAATCACCCAAGTGTCCTCATTCTACCATATTCATGTTTTGTAATCTGTTCACTGATCTCTATTCACTCTGCCACTACCTAATATCAGACAACCACAACTACCATCTCTTCTCTAGAATATCCCAACAAGCTCCTAACTGATGTCTACCTACCATCTTACCTCCCTCCAGGCAAAGTGATCTTTCTAAGACTAAAAGACACCGCTTCTCAAgtgttaaatttttttgtgtgtccctACCTTCCACTCCAATGTACATTCTTTGAAAATAGAGCTTTGCATTGATTACTAGTGTTATTGGATGCTCCCAGAACAATGCCAGACACATAGGATACTCTTAATCAATATTTGTTGGAAGAAATAGTGAGAAAGTGTCACTTTTGTGCTTAAGTTCTTTCACTAAGACCCTATTATCCTCAGAAGAATCATGAGCATCATCATTGCTAATGTTACTGAATACACACCACATGCACCAGGCATTCCTTTGGGGATTTTTCATCTATAGTTTCATTTGGCCCTCATGTCAGGCCTACAAGGCTTACCTCTAAACTTACAGGCTGGGGCAAGAGTCCtggtccagggcagcccgggtggctcagcggtttagcaccgccttcagcccagggtgtgatcctgagacctgggatcaagttccacgtcgggctccctgcatggagcctgcttctccctctgctgtgtctctgtctctgtctctctctctctgtctctcaagaatagatagatatatgatagatagatagatagatagatagatagatagatagatagatagatagatagtccTGGTCCACAGgctatatatctaaatattttaaattcatgaatCAAGCCATCAAATTGTCAAATAATATTGTGTTCTCCTACCTTGACAAACTTACTTTCATGACAACTGAAAGCTGGGCTCAAATTTAGATCCTCAGATTCATAGATTATTGCATGCTACTGGAATGTGACAACTTGGCCACCTTACCTCTGTCCCACAGTCcatccccttctctccctgtcctcagCTCTGTCATTGCCTGCCTGTTACATATAGGATGCTCCAACCTGCTCATCCAAGTCCCATCCGTACTCCTGTCACACAGCTCTCCCTTAGCACCATTTCAGACCTGTAATGATGCCTGGAAGGCAGAGTCAGCCAGCAGAAGGACAGAGTCAGAGCAGAGGTCCACACAGATCATGAAGGTGTGTTCATGGCCACTGGGCAAGGAATTCTGGGGTCCTTGCCAACGAACGTGGTCTCGAAAGGGCATGTGAGCTTTACATGAACTTGTTCCCCTTGGATCCACTTaatagatgagaaagctgagtcacaaaaataatttggtaaGTGAATTTCGTTAAGTAGGTAAattaaacaacttgcccaagatcacacagttagAAAGTAGAATAACTGGGATTCAAACCCGTTGCTCCATACTTAACCCCCATCACACCATACTGCCGCCTTTGGTAAAGTTTAAATTCTTTAACATGGGTTAGCTGCTGTAAATAAAGCTGACACAACAAGGAGACCCAAAATTATGGaggttcaaaaaagaaataattcatttatctCTCACAAAGGTGAATGAACAATCCAGGTGGAAGGCAGATCAACTACACCAGGTCATCCAGAAACCCAGGGATCTCCTTATGGCTCCCCCACCCCTTAGGACAGGAgtattcaaagtgtggtccctgacCAGAGACATCAACATCCCCTGGAAACATGTTAGAAATGACTGAGACCCACTGGATCAGATTTTCTGGTGATGGTGTCCAGCGATCTGTTTTAACGAGCCCTCCAAGTGACTCTGATGCTTGCTAAAGATCGACCACCACTGCCTCAGGATGCTATCCTTGTCTACTTGGATGACATCATTTCACCACTGTCACATCCACATGCCAGCTGGCagagatgaggaaagaagagagaggggcagcCAGCTTCCTTTTCAAGGATGTGAACTGAAAAGTTCACATATCACTTCTGCAAATACATACCCCAAACAGTGAAAACTTTAGTCACATGGCTGCTGCTTGCTGCAAGAGAAGCTGGGGCCACGCTAGCTGAGCGTTCACAGGCCCTGCGCAACTCCGGGAgggtggagaaaggagagggcaGACAGTGGGCAGTAGAGGGAAGCCGGTTACCAGGTTTACCCAGGTTTAAACCTGCAAGTTTAGAATCAGGCCATTATCAGTTGGGCCCTTTAAGCATGGTGCCTTGGGCATACCAGCTTTTCAAGATCCTTTGACAATacttaatatctgaaaaaaaaaaaaaagaattcctggctctgaaatataaaaaagaaaagtttaaaacagaaattaatatgcggggtgcctgggtggctcagtcagttgagtatctgcccttggctcaggtcatgatactggggtcctggcatcgagccctgcattgggctccctgatcactggagaatctgcttctcctgcccctccggccctctcctgcctctctccctgcttgtgtgctctctctctctctctctcactcaaataaataaataaaatcttttttttaataaaatcttaaaaaaagaaattaatatgctATTAGTCAACTgcacattatcaacaatagccaaaccatggagcGAGCcaagtggataaagaagaggtggtacatacacacaatggaacattacccagccatcaaaaagaatgaaatcttgccatttgcaatgacatggatggagctagagggtattatgccaagcaaaataagtcagtcagagaaagacaaataccatatgattttactcatatgtggaatttaagaaacaaaacggatGAACATAATAGGGAaggggggggaaggaaagagggaaacaaaccataagagactctttttttaaggttttttatttatttatgagaaagagagtggaaggagaagcaaagagaagcaaagaaagaaggaaaagcagaccccTTGCAGAGCCCGATGCCcaccctatcccaggaccctgagctcatgacctgagccaaaaccaagcgtCAGACCCtaaaccaactgtgccacccaggcacc
This DNA window, taken from Canis lupus familiaris isolate Mischka breed German Shepherd chromosome 6, alternate assembly UU_Cfam_GSD_1.0, whole genome shotgun sequence, encodes the following:
- the GPR88 gene encoding probable G-protein coupled receptor 88, coding for MTNSSSASTSSTTGGSLLLLCEEEESWAGRRIPVSLLYSGLAIGGTLANGMVIYLVSSFRKLQTTSNAFIVNGCAADLSVCALWMPQEAVLGLLPAGAAEPPAGWDGAGGSYRLLRGGLLGLGLTVSLLSHCLVALNRYLLITRAPATYQALYQRRHTAGMLALSWALALALVLLLPPWAPRPGAAPPRLHYPALLAAAALLAQTALLLHCYLGIVRRVRVSVKRVSVLNFHLLHQLPGCAAAAAAFPGAPHAPGPGGTAHPAQAQPLPPALQPRRAQRRLSGLSVLLLCCVFLLATQPLAWVSLASGFSLPVPWGVQAASWLLCCALSALNPLLYTWRNEEFRRSVRSVLPGVGDAAAAAAAATAVPAVSQAQLGTRAAGQHW